One genomic window of Coraliomargarita sinensis includes the following:
- a CDS encoding response regulator transcription factor, with protein MEQSPKPLIVIAEDDKDLATLIATQLDIAGMQSQTCHQASHVERFLKNNFANLLLLDVHLPDESGFTLMDDLRKGGNTTPVIFLTGENTEVQKVKALEMGGDDYITKPFGFPELIARIKAVLRRAETAHDSNVTENATVSNKPFDFCGAEVNPQRLEVTFPDGEVESVGRKELGIFVYLAEHPNSVLTRKNLIHSVWGIHADVRSRSIDQYIVKIRDLYKRHGLSLDAFRTVHGVGYIYDVKEPE; from the coding sequence ATGGAACAATCACCCAAGCCACTCATCGTCATCGCCGAAGACGATAAAGATCTCGCCACTTTGATCGCTACCCAGCTCGACATTGCCGGGATGCAGAGCCAGACCTGCCATCAGGCCAGCCATGTCGAACGCTTCCTGAAAAACAACTTCGCCAATCTACTCCTCCTGGATGTGCACCTGCCGGATGAGTCGGGATTCACACTGATGGATGATCTACGCAAGGGCGGCAACACGACTCCGGTCATCTTCCTCACCGGGGAGAACACGGAAGTGCAAAAAGTGAAAGCCCTGGAAATGGGTGGCGATGACTACATTACCAAGCCATTTGGCTTTCCCGAACTGATCGCTCGGATCAAAGCCGTGCTCCGCCGCGCGGAAACCGCCCACGACAGCAATGTCACCGAAAACGCCACGGTCAGCAATAAGCCCTTTGACTTCTGTGGCGCCGAAGTGAACCCGCAACGACTGGAAGTCACCTTCCCCGACGGCGAAGTGGAAAGTGTGGGCCGGAAGGAACTCGGCATTTTTGTCTATCTCGCGGAGCATCCAAACTCCGTGCTGACCCGGAAGAATCTAATCCACTCTGTCTGGGGTATCCACGCGGATGTGCGCAGTCGATCCATCGATCAGTACATCGTAAAAATCCGTGACCTCTACAAGCGCCACGGCTTGAGTCTCGACGCTTTCCGCACCGTTCACGGCGTCGGCTACATTTACGACGTCAAAGAGCCTGAGTAA
- a CDS encoding carbon-nitrogen hydrolase, with amino-acid sequence MTQDRHSAGHKAGTVRIALLQGRDQGSLESNLERTEGAIREAAKGGAQIVCTQELFNLPYFCREQDPQLFDLAEPVPGPTTEALSSLAGELGIVIVAAVFERRAAGVYHNTAAVMDADGAYLGKYRKMHIPQDPGFEEKFYFTPGDLGYKVWETKFGKIGVLICWDQWYPEAARMAALSGAEILFYPTAIGWLPKEKADLGEAQHNAWETVQRGHAVANGCYVAAVNRTGTEGETEFWGQSFVSDFYGQVVARASIAEEEVLFADCDLKALEDTRRIWPFFRDRRTDSFDGLSRRMLD; translated from the coding sequence ATGACGCAAGACCGCCATTCGGCAGGGCATAAGGCAGGCACTGTCCGTATCGCGTTGCTTCAAGGGCGGGACCAAGGCTCGCTCGAGTCCAATCTTGAGCGGACGGAGGGTGCCATTCGTGAGGCAGCCAAGGGCGGGGCGCAAATCGTCTGCACGCAGGAGCTTTTCAATCTGCCCTACTTTTGCCGCGAGCAGGATCCGCAGCTTTTTGATCTGGCCGAGCCGGTGCCGGGCCCCACGACGGAGGCCCTATCGAGCCTGGCCGGCGAGCTGGGCATTGTCATCGTGGCCGCCGTGTTTGAGCGCCGCGCCGCCGGAGTTTACCACAACACGGCAGCCGTGATGGATGCCGATGGCGCTTACCTTGGCAAATACCGCAAGATGCACATCCCCCAGGACCCTGGCTTTGAGGAGAAGTTCTACTTCACTCCTGGAGATCTGGGCTACAAAGTCTGGGAGACGAAGTTCGGCAAGATCGGAGTCCTGATTTGCTGGGACCAGTGGTATCCGGAAGCCGCCCGGATGGCAGCGCTCTCGGGCGCCGAGATTCTTTTTTATCCGACCGCGATCGGCTGGCTGCCCAAGGAAAAAGCAGATTTGGGCGAGGCCCAACACAATGCCTGGGAGACAGTTCAGCGTGGGCATGCGGTGGCGAACGGATGCTATGTCGCCGCGGTCAACCGCACCGGCACCGAAGGCGAGACCGAGTTTTGGGGCCAATCCTTTGTATCCGACTTTTACGGCCAAGTTGTGGCCCGGGCTTCTATTGCGGAAGAAGAGGTCTTGTTTGCCGACTGTGACCTAAAGGCCCTCGAAGACACCCGCCGTATCTGGCCTTTCTTTCGTGATCGGCGCACCGACAGCTTTGACGGGCTTAGTCGGCGGATGCTGGATTGA
- a CDS encoding agmatine deiminase family protein translates to MARLTTPKGLGYRLPAEWEPQEAVWFAWPSRDDLWPGRLERVKEQLAALYLLAAKYQTVRVLCAEADREHLLGLLDSSGEAKDIELYDYTTDDIWIRDFGPLFLINEDGSKLCIADWRYNAWGNKFPEQQKDDRASAWIADQLGLRRFIFDTVLEGGAIESNGDGQLMTTEAVLLNENRNGETSTHQMEQKLCSGLGVDSVLWFKDGLAGDDTDGHIDNLARFFKSDGILIADTTDSKNPNVDALQENITRLQNFRTPQGDPFASVQLPLPEVSGQNGEPLAASYLNYLVLNGAVLVPTYGQSELDQDALEIIGDCFPEREVVGFDCSDLIHEGGALHCMSQNQPKLR, encoded by the coding sequence ATGGCGCGACTGACCACACCGAAAGGACTTGGCTACCGGCTTCCCGCAGAGTGGGAACCTCAGGAGGCGGTCTGGTTCGCCTGGCCCTCCAGGGACGATCTCTGGCCCGGCCGTTTGGAGCGGGTCAAAGAACAACTGGCTGCGCTCTATTTGCTCGCCGCCAAGTATCAGACTGTCCGTGTGCTCTGCGCCGAGGCGGACCGCGAGCACTTGCTCGGCTTGCTCGATTCTTCCGGGGAGGCGAAAGACATCGAACTTTACGATTATACGACCGACGATATCTGGATACGTGATTTTGGTCCGCTCTTTCTCATCAATGAGGACGGCAGCAAACTTTGCATTGCTGACTGGCGCTACAATGCCTGGGGCAACAAGTTTCCCGAACAGCAAAAGGACGATCGCGCTTCGGCCTGGATCGCGGATCAGCTCGGCTTGCGGCGCTTCATCTTCGATACCGTGCTTGAGGGAGGTGCGATTGAAAGCAACGGGGACGGTCAGCTCATGACGACGGAAGCCGTTCTGCTGAACGAAAATCGCAACGGCGAAACATCGACGCATCAGATGGAGCAAAAACTTTGCTCCGGGCTGGGCGTGGATTCCGTTCTCTGGTTTAAAGACGGCCTCGCCGGTGACGATACCGACGGGCATATCGACAACCTGGCCCGCTTCTTCAAGAGCGATGGGATTTTGATTGCCGATACCACCGACAGTAAGAATCCGAATGTCGACGCTTTGCAGGAAAATATCACGCGGTTGCAGAACTTCCGCACACCGCAGGGTGATCCCTTCGCCTCCGTCCAGCTGCCGCTGCCCGAGGTGTCGGGTCAGAATGGCGAGCCGCTGGCCGCCAGTTACCTAAACTATCTTGTGCTCAACGGCGCTGTGCTCGTACCCACTTACGGGCAATCCGAGTTGGATCAGGACGCCCTCGAGATCATCGGTGATTGCTTCCCCGAGCGCGAGGTCGTCGGATTCGACTGCTCGGACCTGATCCATGAGGGTGGGGCACTTCACTGTATGAGTCAGAATCAGCCGAAGCTCAGATAA
- a CDS encoding GspE/PulE family protein — protein sequence MSATIREELLSEFGINLSSEVYDRALLSADESSLELVEHMIDDGIIPKEVGCRLWSTRINSAYVDPLSTMISDSAIAAVPQEIARKGNLMPLYEVEDALTVAMPDPHNEALISRLSAITGKQISPVFCLTNEVQDSIELYYSSDESVEELIEQLERSQGALLKQLSPEELANMAESKSVIGLCDALLYLAIKERASDIHIEPRMNNTKIRFRIDGRLQDTFTIASALHPALRSRVKILCNLNIAEARFPQDGRFSIPLGTQHVNFRVSIMPTIYGEKLVLRLLALTGKKDFRTLDQMLISQKISKPLKHIIHSPNGMIFVTGPTGSGKSTTLYAALHEINTVDVNICTIEDPVETRMEGITQTQVNNNIDLRFSTILRSLLRQDPDVILVGEIRDLETAKISTEAALTGHLVFSTLHTNNAIQAVVRLIELGIEPYMVAPSILAVLAQRLAARICEHCKRSYTPDKEILRKFFYDWKEVEAPVFYEGEGCPYCRNTGYHGRIAFHELAMITDEMRTIISNAGSEEALKAAAGKAGYKPLSYDGLKKVMLGFTTIEELQAHASFDFISDS from the coding sequence ATGAGTGCGACCATACGCGAAGAACTTCTTTCTGAGTTCGGAATCAACCTTTCCAGCGAAGTCTATGACAGGGCCTTGTTGTCTGCGGATGAATCTTCCCTGGAACTCGTCGAACATATGATCGATGACGGGATCATTCCGAAAGAGGTGGGGTGCCGTCTTTGGAGCACGCGCATCAACTCTGCTTATGTCGATCCGCTCTCGACCATGATCAGTGATTCCGCCATCGCTGCGGTGCCTCAGGAAATCGCACGGAAGGGGAATCTGATGCCACTGTACGAAGTGGAGGACGCCTTGACCGTTGCCATGCCGGATCCGCACAACGAGGCGCTTATTTCCCGACTCTCTGCCATCACCGGGAAGCAAATCAGCCCGGTGTTCTGCCTGACCAACGAGGTTCAGGATTCGATCGAGCTGTATTACAGCTCGGACGAAAGTGTCGAGGAGTTGATTGAGCAACTCGAGCGCAGCCAGGGAGCGCTGCTCAAACAGCTGTCTCCCGAGGAGCTGGCCAATATGGCCGAGTCCAAATCGGTGATCGGGCTTTGCGACGCTTTGCTCTACCTTGCCATCAAAGAGCGTGCCTCCGATATTCACATCGAGCCGCGGATGAATAATACCAAGATCCGCTTCCGTATCGACGGACGCTTGCAGGACACCTTCACGATCGCATCGGCACTGCATCCGGCTCTGCGCTCGCGTGTTAAGATTCTCTGTAATCTCAACATCGCGGAAGCCCGTTTCCCCCAGGATGGCCGGTTCTCCATCCCACTTGGCACCCAGCACGTAAATTTCCGCGTGTCGATCATGCCGACGATTTACGGCGAGAAACTGGTTCTTCGCCTCCTTGCTTTGACCGGGAAGAAAGATTTTCGGACGCTCGATCAGATGCTGATCTCCCAGAAAATCAGCAAACCCCTTAAACATATCATCCACAGTCCGAATGGTATGATTTTTGTGACAGGCCCAACCGGTTCGGGTAAATCGACGACTCTCTATGCTGCTCTGCACGAGATAAACACGGTCGACGTTAATATTTGTACCATTGAGGATCCCGTGGAAACACGGATGGAAGGGATCACCCAGACGCAGGTGAATAATAATATCGATCTCCGGTTTTCCACGATTCTGCGGTCTTTGCTCCGGCAGGACCCGGATGTCATCCTGGTGGGCGAGATTCGCGACTTGGAAACCGCCAAAATTTCAACGGAAGCGGCCCTGACCGGGCACCTGGTCTTTTCGACGCTGCATACGAATAACGCGATTCAGGCAGTCGTCCGCTTAATTGAACTCGGGATTGAGCCCTACATGGTGGCTCCGTCCATTCTGGCGGTTTTGGCCCAGCGTCTGGCCGCACGCATCTGTGAGCACTGCAAGCGCTCCTACACGCCCGACAAGGAAATCTTGCGGAAATTCTTCTACGATTGGAAGGAAGTGGAAGCGCCCGTTTTTTATGAGGGTGAGGGCTGCCCCTATTGCCGGAATACGGGATATCACGGGCGTATCGCCTTCCATGAGCTCGCCATGATTACGGATGAGATGCGGACTATCATCTCCAACGCGGGGAGCGAAGAAGCGCTGAAGGCGGCTGCGGGCAAGGCAGGTTATAAACCCCTGAGCTATGATGGCCTGAAGAAGGTGATGCTCGGCTTTACCACGATCGAGGAATTGCAGGCACACGCGTCCTTCGATTTTATTTCCGATTCGTGA
- the hisG gene encoding ATP phosphoribosyltransferase, with amino-acid sequence MENAPLLMLGLPKGSLEEPTINLFGKAGFRISKSSRSYRPSIDDEQLDGRFVRAQEVSRYVENGYFDCGLTGQDWVRENDSEIVEVCDLIYSRASNRRSKWVIAVPEASPIKTVKDLEGKRISTEVVNITKQYLADHGVNAEVEFSWGATEVKVPDLVDAIVDLTETGNSLRANKLRIVDTLLHTNTVLIANKDAWNDRNKRRKIESIAMLLQAALEANNKVGLKLNIEKSKLDTILEDLASLRNPTINQLADDNWVALETILDEKVVREIIPELKLRGAEGIVEYPLNKVVF; translated from the coding sequence ATGGAAAATGCACCTTTACTCATGCTTGGTCTTCCCAAGGGCAGTCTTGAAGAGCCTACGATTAACCTTTTTGGCAAAGCAGGCTTCAGGATTTCCAAGAGTTCGCGTTCCTACCGCCCGTCGATTGACGACGAGCAGTTGGATGGCCGCTTCGTGCGAGCTCAGGAAGTGAGCCGTTACGTGGAAAACGGCTATTTTGACTGTGGTCTGACCGGACAGGACTGGGTGCGTGAAAATGATTCGGAAATCGTTGAAGTCTGCGACCTGATCTACAGCCGTGCCTCAAATCGTCGCTCCAAGTGGGTGATCGCGGTTCCCGAGGCATCGCCGATCAAGACGGTCAAGGACCTTGAGGGTAAGCGTATCTCGACCGAGGTGGTCAACATCACCAAGCAATATTTAGCCGATCACGGGGTGAACGCCGAGGTGGAGTTCTCCTGGGGCGCGACCGAAGTGAAGGTGCCCGATCTGGTCGACGCCATTGTCGATCTTACGGAAACGGGGAACTCGTTGCGGGCCAACAAACTTCGCATCGTCGACACGCTGCTCCACACCAATACAGTGCTCATCGCCAACAAGGATGCCTGGAATGACCGGAACAAGCGTCGGAAGATCGAGAGTATCGCCATGCTTCTTCAGGCTGCACTCGAGGCCAACAACAAAGTCGGCCTGAAGCTGAATATCGAAAAATCGAAGCTCGATACGATCCTCGAGGACCTCGCTTCGCTGCGTAATCCCACCATCAATCAGCTCGCGGATGATAATTGGGTGGCGCTCGAGACGATCCTCGACGAGAAAGTGGTCCGTGAAATTATTCCTGAGCTGAAGCTACGCGGGGCGGAGGGAATTGTTGAATACCCGCTGAACAAGGTTGTTTTTTAA
- the bcp gene encoding thioredoxin-dependent thiol peroxidase, whose amino-acid sequence MPKPIPLEAGSKAPSFSFMEAGEKVSSATLDGPCLLYFYPKDDTPGCTKQACGIRDAWKKFQNAGIRVVGVSKDNDASHRKFAEKYSLPFPLIADTELELAKAFGVYGEKKFMGKTFDGIHRMSFLIAEDGKILKTYPKVKPNEHAETVLEDYTQLTA is encoded by the coding sequence ATGCCTAAACCCATACCACTCGAAGCCGGCAGCAAAGCTCCCTCCTTTTCATTTATGGAGGCGGGGGAGAAGGTAAGCAGCGCGACACTTGATGGCCCTTGCCTGCTCTACTTCTACCCGAAAGACGATACGCCCGGCTGTACCAAGCAGGCCTGCGGCATTCGCGATGCCTGGAAAAAGTTCCAAAACGCCGGGATCCGGGTCGTGGGCGTGAGCAAGGACAACGACGCCTCACACCGGAAGTTTGCCGAAAAATACAGCCTCCCCTTCCCCCTGATCGCCGATACGGAACTTGAACTGGCCAAAGCATTCGGGGTTTACGGCGAAAAAAAGTTCATGGGAAAAACCTTTGATGGCATCCACCGTATGTCCTTCCTTATTGCCGAGGATGGAAAAATCTTAAAAACCTATCCAAAAGTAAAACCAAACGAACACGCTGAAACCGTGCTCGAGGACTACACTCAACTGACTGCCTAA
- a CDS encoding PmoA family protein, producing the protein MRYLSSFSLFFLSCHCFGANQASVPVEGKDLITYQAAPLANPAGGESFKGSNFIHPLKTPSGFTVTDSQPKDHLHHFGLWWPWKFIEHGERKILCWELQQGEGVVEARNHISTPDALISESVYIDRKAPGGPQVRLKEITEISASDIVDAPARGYHLDLKISHQVVGEDPITITKYRYSGLGLRGTALWNIENSTILSSEGASRENANGKSARWIRVEGANGEGGTAGVLLMGDPSNHNHPERLRTWNKHYNGAIFVNFNPVMGESWTFEPGETYTRNYRLFIYDGTLSTEAAEQLWQTYAATGSCCKSASLK; encoded by the coding sequence ATGCGTTATTTAAGCTCTTTTTCGCTATTCTTCCTTTCCTGTCACTGCTTCGGGGCAAATCAGGCCTCCGTACCAGTCGAAGGCAAAGATCTGATCACTTATCAAGCCGCACCTTTGGCGAATCCTGCAGGAGGTGAGTCGTTCAAAGGAAGCAACTTCATTCATCCCCTTAAGACCCCCTCAGGGTTCACGGTCACAGACAGCCAACCCAAAGACCACCTCCATCACTTCGGTCTCTGGTGGCCCTGGAAATTCATCGAACACGGAGAGCGTAAGATCCTCTGCTGGGAGCTCCAGCAGGGAGAAGGAGTGGTTGAGGCCCGGAACCATATTTCGACGCCTGACGCCCTGATCTCCGAAAGCGTCTATATCGACCGTAAGGCACCCGGCGGCCCCCAGGTCAGGCTCAAAGAGATCACCGAAATCAGTGCGTCGGACATTGTGGATGCTCCGGCACGGGGCTACCATCTTGATCTTAAAATCAGCCACCAGGTTGTGGGGGAGGATCCGATTACGATCACCAAGTACCGCTACAGCGGTCTCGGGCTCCGGGGCACGGCGCTCTGGAACATTGAGAACAGTACTATTTTATCCAGCGAAGGCGCGAGCCGCGAAAACGCGAACGGAAAGTCCGCCCGCTGGATACGCGTGGAAGGCGCTAATGGTGAAGGCGGCACGGCCGGCGTCCTGCTGATGGGGGATCCCAGCAATCACAACCATCCGGAAAGACTGCGCACCTGGAACAAGCACTACAATGGGGCGATTTTTGTGAACTTCAATCCGGTGATGGGTGAGTCCTGGACCTTCGAACCGGGTGAAACCTACACGCGTAATTATCGTCTCTTTATCTACGACGGCACGCTCTCCACTGAAGCCGCCGAACAACTCTGGCAAACTTACGCCGCCACCGGTTCTTGCTGTAAGTCGGCCTCACTGAAGTAA
- a CDS encoding sodium:solute symporter family transporter: MFANLSLFDGCIVLLYMGAVLAIGVYHSKSNRNVREFISANRTMPWLAVLGSIVATEVSAATFLATPGVGYAENMNYLQFGIGSLLARLLIAFVFVGAFYAVNSLTIYDYLSKRFGGGTRYTATAFFIVTRLLASAVRLMIAVTGISLILNAPFWICLSVFTLVAIIYSGSGGIKGIIWTDVLQAIIFISCGIVLVGYVGYAIGWAEIFEIGAEHGRFEVFRFQPESADSWAWLNESKFFWVAVMFGFLSTAAAFGTDQDMTQRILTCRDVKAARRSVILSGFISIPIAALFLFVGIALFAYYQVSGEATLPSSVLADGSREVIADKVFPHFIASELPNGLRGLLLVGVLAAAMSSLDSTMGALSSSALVDLYRPLLNKEISEQQGLIVSRVLVCTFGLILASIAYALKDAEGFLWLTFQIASVTYGALLGVFLLGTLTKRGSDRGNWIAMLTAAAICVTLLTLIKLEYLQLGWSWLILIGTTWTFGIGALWHEKAPGSKAPGQESVS, translated from the coding sequence GTGTTTGCCAACCTGAGCTTGTTTGACGGCTGTATTGTCCTGCTCTACATGGGTGCCGTCCTGGCAATCGGCGTCTATCACTCGAAAAGCAACCGCAACGTCAGGGAATTCATCAGCGCGAACCGGACCATGCCATGGCTGGCCGTACTCGGCTCGATCGTGGCAACTGAGGTCAGTGCCGCCACCTTTCTGGCCACACCGGGTGTCGGCTATGCGGAGAACATGAACTATCTGCAGTTCGGTATCGGCTCGCTGCTGGCCCGGCTATTGATCGCCTTCGTTTTCGTCGGTGCGTTTTATGCCGTCAACAGCCTGACTATCTACGATTATCTTTCCAAGCGCTTCGGCGGCGGCACGCGCTATACCGCAACCGCTTTCTTTATCGTAACACGCCTCCTGGCCTCCGCGGTCCGACTCATGATCGCAGTGACCGGCATCAGCCTCATTCTGAACGCGCCATTCTGGATCTGCCTCTCGGTGTTTACCCTTGTCGCCATCATTTACTCGGGCAGCGGCGGGATCAAGGGCATCATCTGGACCGATGTCCTGCAGGCGATCATCTTTATTTCCTGCGGCATCGTATTGGTCGGCTACGTGGGCTACGCGATCGGCTGGGCGGAAATCTTTGAAATCGGGGCCGAGCACGGACGTTTTGAAGTCTTTCGTTTTCAACCGGAAAGTGCGGACAGCTGGGCCTGGTTGAACGAATCGAAATTTTTTTGGGTCGCCGTTATGTTCGGTTTTCTGAGCACGGCAGCCGCCTTCGGTACGGATCAGGACATGACACAGCGCATCCTGACTTGCCGCGATGTGAAGGCGGCCCGCCGCAGTGTAATCCTGAGCGGGTTTATCTCCATCCCGATCGCCGCGCTCTTTCTCTTCGTCGGCATCGCCCTGTTTGCCTACTATCAGGTATCTGGTGAGGCCACCCTGCCGAGCAGTGTGCTGGCTGATGGTAGCCGCGAAGTGATCGCCGACAAGGTGTTCCCCCACTTCATAGCAAGCGAGTTGCCCAACGGACTTCGCGGCCTCCTACTGGTGGGTGTTCTGGCCGCGGCCATGTCGAGCCTCGACTCGACCATGGGCGCACTGAGTTCCTCCGCCCTTGTGGACCTCTATCGGCCACTGCTGAACAAGGAGATCAGTGAACAACAGGGTCTGATTGTTTCAAGGGTTCTGGTCTGCACCTTCGGACTGATTCTCGCATCGATCGCTTATGCCCTCAAAGATGCCGAGGGGTTCCTTTGGCTCACATTTCAAATTGCCAGTGTCACTTATGGAGCACTACTCGGCGTGTTCCTCCTAGGCACGCTAACCAAGCGGGGGTCGGACCGCGGTAACTGGATCGCCATGCTCACTGCCGCGGCCATTTGCGTCACCCTGCTCACGCTGATCAAACTGGAATATCTACAACTCGGTTGGTCCTGGCTCATCCTGATCGGCACAACCTGGACCTTCGGGATCGGGGCGCTCTGGCATGAAAAAGCCCCGGGCTCGAAAGCGCCGGGGCAGGAGAGTGTCAGTTAA
- a CDS encoding response regulator has product MARPETALIVDDEAHLRTYLKLILKQIGFTVFHEAVNGQEGIDFYKEHSPDIVLMDVNMPVKEGLEALKEIIDYDEEAVVVMTTSVASRQAVETSVELGASHYIRKDMKKDEVAEVINNLIDEIWED; this is encoded by the coding sequence ATGGCTAGGCCGGAGACTGCACTAATTGTTGATGATGAAGCGCATTTGCGCACTTACCTCAAATTAATCCTCAAGCAGATTGGTTTTACTGTTTTTCACGAAGCTGTGAACGGTCAGGAGGGGATTGATTTTTACAAAGAGCATTCGCCTGACATTGTTTTGATGGATGTGAATATGCCGGTGAAAGAAGGCCTGGAGGCCTTGAAAGAAATTATTGATTACGACGAGGAGGCCGTGGTGGTCATGACGACATCGGTCGCGTCAAGGCAGGCAGTCGAGACCAGCGTCGAACTGGGTGCTTCGCATTATATCCGCAAGGATATGAAAAAAGACGAGGTGGCTGAAGTGATCAATAATCTCATCGATGAAATCTGGGAGGATTAA
- a CDS encoding TIGR00282 family metallophosphoesterase produces MPKILFLGDIVGRPGRNFVMERIADLREELNADFVIANAENAAGGAGITKKIAEQLIASGIDAITLGDHVWDQKNFENEINELEAVCRPSNLPDNNPGRRHLIVEKDGFRLGIFTVLGRNYLALKASCPFQATDQKLKELAGECDAFFVEAHMEATSEKIALGWHLEGRACAVIGTHTHVATADGRVLPGGTAYQSDAGMCGPHDSVLGRDKKEVIATFLDGMKRRFPVADNDVWINGCLIEVAAEDGCALDWQRIFVAKTLE; encoded by the coding sequence ATGCCAAAAATTTTATTCCTAGGTGACATCGTGGGTCGACCGGGCCGCAACTTTGTGATGGAGCGTATCGCCGACCTTCGCGAGGAGTTGAACGCGGATTTTGTGATCGCCAATGCGGAGAACGCCGCTGGCGGTGCCGGTATTACCAAAAAGATTGCGGAGCAGCTCATCGCCTCCGGAATCGATGCGATCACACTGGGCGACCATGTCTGGGACCAGAAGAATTTCGAGAATGAGATCAACGAACTCGAAGCGGTGTGTCGCCCCAGTAATCTCCCCGACAACAATCCCGGTCGCCGGCATTTGATTGTGGAAAAAGACGGGTTTCGGCTCGGGATTTTTACCGTGCTCGGCCGGAATTATCTCGCGCTCAAGGCGAGCTGCCCCTTTCAGGCGACCGACCAGAAACTGAAGGAGCTGGCGGGAGAATGTGATGCATTTTTTGTCGAGGCCCATATGGAAGCGACATCTGAAAAAATCGCGCTCGGTTGGCATCTCGAAGGTCGGGCCTGCGCGGTTATTGGCACCCATACCCATGTCGCGACGGCCGATGGGCGGGTCCTGCCCGGTGGCACGGCCTATCAGAGCGATGCAGGCATGTGTGGTCCGCACGATTCCGTGCTTGGGCGCGATAAAAAAGAAGTGATTGCCACTTTCCTCGACGGGATGAAGCGACGCTTTCCTGTGGCGGACAATGATGTCTGGATCAACGGCTGTCTGATTGAAGTGGCTGCGGAGGACGGATGCGCGCTCGATTGGCAGCGTATCTTTGTTGCTAAAACCCTGGAATAA